From the genome of uncultured Methanobacterium sp.:
CACCACTCTTTCCATTTCAGGTTTTCCCTTAACCCAGACCACACCATTTTGACCTACAACCACTTCACAACGGGTCTGGTCTTTGATCATGTTGATCATGGATCCTTTCTTACCGATGAGTCGGGGCACCTTGGTGGGGGTTATGTTTATGAGAATTCCTCCACGGAATTTACCAAGCCCTCTCCCTTTGAGACCAAGTTTCACCTTTTTCACTTCGTCAACATCCACCACGCGCAGGAAAAGCACATCTCCAACATTAAAAGCCCGGTTTAACTCTCTTTTTTCCTTACCGAAAACTTCGGCTGCGGGTAATATCCCCGAGTAAGGTGAGTTTATGTCCAGGTTCCACATGGAAAAGCGGATATCGGATACTTTGCCAATAACCACATCTCCCCTTTTGGGAATGTATTTACTCTGTAATGGTATGACACTAATTTTTTTATCCCTAACAGCCACCAGGCCGACCAGGGAGGAGCATACCTTTTCTTCTTCCTTGAAAGTTCCTCTTCCTGAGTGATAGTCCCCTTCTGCTAAAATCTCACCTGGAACTACTATCTGTTTATCTTCTACTAATAACACGTTTTGCCTCCTTTATAGGCTAAAGAAGTTTTATTCTAAGAGTTTGGATTCAACCTGTCCATGGGTAATTTCTGAGAGTTTTTGATAGAAACCTTCCTGCATACCCCCAGGGATTTCCACTACAGCAACCCATGATCCGTCCTGTTGCCATTCTTCCTTTATGGTTTTTCCATATTCAGGTATAACTCCATAGACCCGTCCGGTGTCTTCTCCAGGTATGTGGATAGCTACTCTAACTTTTTCAAGTCTTATGGGTATTAACCTACGGATGGCTTTTAGAGTGATGTTCACCTGTTCATCCACACTTTTAAAGGGATCCACCCGGATTTTAGCCTCTTCCATGGCTATTTCAATCCTTCTAGCAGGGTGGGGGAGCTTTGTCTGAGGGTTTATGGCTTCTCGAGCAATTTTAGCCACGACCATTCTCCTCTTATCCTCCTGCATCTCCCTCCGTTGTTGGGCGGTGAGTTGGACCTGCCCTTTACGGATGATGATAACAGCAGCTTCCAGGGGATCAGTGGTATCAAAGGCCTTATTCATTGCCTCTTCCGATGCTTTATCCCCCTTCTTAGCATCCTTGAAAACCTCTTCAACAGCCAATATCTCTTCAATTTTGATATCTTCTCCCTTTTTAAAGTCAGATGCCAGATCTGGATCCACCAGAATCTCAAAACGTTCCCCGTAGTATTCCAGGCGGGCTAAAACTGCATCTTCCAGGGTGATCATGATTTATTCCTCTTCTTCCTCACCCTCCTTGGACTTACGGATGAGGAGTTCTTCTACATGTTCTTCTATTTCATCTTCTGAGAGTTTGCGATATTTATGATTGGCTTTTTCAATGACTGCAATTTCTACGCTTTCTTTAGTGGTTTTACCTTCAGTTGCCTCGTAGATTGCATCCAGTGCCAGTTCCATGGCTTCAGCGATTTTCATATCTTCACTGTAACTTTTTTCAAAGACTTCCATGGCCAAGGCCCTTCCTGCCCCAATGGCAGTGGCCTTGTATTCGATTAAAGCCCCACTAGGGTCTGTTTCGAACAACCGACATCCGTTATCGTTGACTCCACCAATGATCAGTGCAGAACCGAATGGCCGGACTCCACCGTGCTGAGTGTACATCTGTTTCATATCACAGATCTTCTTGGCCAGCATTTCAACTGGTATGGGTTCGTTGAAGGTGATCTTGTTGACCTGAGATTCCATTCGGGCCTGTTCAACGAGTTTCCGGGCATCAGCCACCAGACCAGAAGTAGCGGCTCCTATGTGTTCGTCAATCTGGAATATCTTTTCGATGGAGGTGGGTTCCACCAGTTTGCTGCTGGGTCTTTTATCTACCACCAGCACAATCCCCTCGGATGATTTCACTCCTAATGAAGTTGTACCTCTTTTTACAGCTTCTCTTGCATATTCAACCTGAAATAGCCTTCCATCTGGGCTAAAAATAGATATACCTTTATCATATCCTGCTGCTGGGAACGGTTGCATATCTTATACCTCTTTTAAATTTTTTGATAAAATAATGAACTTCAATAAAATATTGATTTATAACTTAATAAAACCATTTATACATTTTACTCATCTGCTGCTTTCAATTTAATAAAGTTTGTTATTGCTGCCTTAATGGTTCCAGAAATTCCCAGAGTCTGGAAAACCACCTTTTTTCCGTGAAATTTAGTTATGGTAGGAATGACTGCCCGGGCGCGATCTACTTCATCCCGTTTACATCGGATGATTCCCTTAACCACGTGCCTTCCAGTAGCAGGATAATTATTTGCAGTTGCAGAATAACTATTCCCAGTTGTAGGATAATCATTTCCAGTGACAGAATTACTCTTTCCGGTTGTAGGATAATCATTTCCAGTAACGGGATAGTTCCAGACCTTTACCACCCACAAGCCCAGTTTGCTGGTTCCACAGGATCCATAAAGGTTTCCAGATGACTCTGTAACCAGGGATATCACATCCTCTCGCTGGAGGGGAATTTCTGAGAAAGCCTGGAAGGCCAGGTATCTTTTCTTATCTCTAAGGTGTGTGGGTAGTATTTTAAGCTTCATAAACTCTTATATCTCCGTATATCTGAGCTTATTCATAGTGATATATTTTATTTTTAATTAGGTATGAGGGGTTTAGGATGATGAATTTAAGGTTTTGAGGGTTTAGGTTGATGAAATTTAGGTTATGAAGGGTTAAGTTATGATGAAATTTAGGTTATGAAGGATTAAGTTATGATAAATTTTAGTATAAGGGGTTTAGGTTATGAAGATCTGGCTATGAGGGGTTTAATTGGTTATGAGTTCCTTTTAAACGACAAATTAGTTGAATATCCAAAAATTGACACGATAAACCATAGTATAAACAATTTCCTACACATCTGTTCAGGAACATCTGTTAATTATTCCATTAAACGTACCCCGGGGACTATGACTTTATCTCTTATTTTATTTCTTTGGATAATTTCCTGTGGAGTTTTTGACAATGCACTCATGGCCTCATCGTTAGTCATTCCAAAACAGGCAGCCAGTGCTATTATACCTCGGGGGTTGCGCAGCCCGTAAAATGAATTGGTGTCACTGGTGATTATAACCGGGACTCCGTATTTACGATGCAACTTCATAATCTGCTGAAACTGATTTAAAACCCGGTATTGCTGGTTAGGGCGAGTTAAAAGGAAATATTTCAGGTTTATTTCTAATGCAACCCTGTTTTCAGCTGCTTTAACTGCCAAAACATGGTTAACACCACTATCAAACCGGCTACGATAAGGATGGCTTAGGATATCAACACGAGGATCTTCGGTGGCAGCTCTGTTTATTTTAAGGTCACCACCATGAACCAGTATAACATCAGCTTTCTTACGAAATCTTTGTACCTGTTTTCGGAGATCTTCCTGATTTTTAGCCTCTATCTCCACACATAGCTGGATAGAAATGGGTTTATCCCCATCTTCATTCAGGTTCAATTCTTCATTCAGATCATTAATGCTTTTACGCAGGTTTTTAATGGTTTCAGGTTGATTTAAACAATCTCTGGAATAAACAGTCAACCCTACTCCATGGTATCCTATGTTTCCAGCATCTATGGCCAGTTCAGGACCACCATGAATATGTAAATCAAAAAACATCCTTACACCTTATTCAAATATCTGTCTGGCCACCTTTAGAGCCTCTTCTTTCCGAGAAGGATAGGCTGCTATTTTCATCTTCAGGTGCAGGGCATCACCATGCTCCACTACCAGAAGATTTCCTAGATAGGCACTCTGTTTATCAAATCTAAGAAAAAGGTTCCCTCGTTCATCCATTTTGTCTTCAAGTTCCCTTAGAATCCTTTTTTTGGCCGAGGGTTTTAGTGAATGTAATTTTTCCAGGAAATCTTTGAGTTCCCTTTTTTTGGTGATTTTTCCCTGGAGAATGATAACCTGATTTTTGTGGTAACCTTCAGTGGTTTCCTTATGAGGTTGGGCAGTGGGGAGGAGGGTAAATAACGCCTCCCTCACCTTCTCTTCGTTTTCAGTTCCGTAAACAAAGGCCCGGTAGGAGAGGTTGTGTATCATTTACCTTAATTTCTCCGCTCCTTTACCTTTATTTCTGAGTCCCCTATTTTTCTTACCTTCACTGGTCAATCCACGGAATGCTCTTCCGCGGTGATGGTTATCGCAGATCCAGTTGATTTTAGGGTCATTTTTGATTACTGGATGGTTAGGATCCACCAGAATCACTTCGAAGAATTTGAATTTCCCATCTTCCCATACCCAGTAGGAGTTTAAAACCTCTAAGTTGGGGTATCTACGTGCTACCCTTTCTTCAGCTATGCGCTGAATGGACTTTTTAGGGGTTATTTTCTTAACACCCTGCCTTTTGGGTTTTCGACCTGCGGTGAATCTGGTTTTCCTTCGTCCACCACGACGTACACGGGTTCTGACAACTACGTATCCCTTTTTAGCTTTGTATCCTAGGGATCGTGCCCGGTCTAGTCGGGTTGGTCGTTCTACACGGGTAATTACACTTTCTTTTCTCCACTGGGGAGCTCTCTGTTGCATTAATTCTTTTACATAAGACTCATCTGGATTTTTCCAGGCATCTTTTATATAACTGTACATTAAATACACCTCTTTTTGTTCAGCTTTCGCCACATCCATGGGATCATTAATGGTCCCAAAAAAAGTAGGTCACATACGCCATATTGGCGGTAACACAATGTTGATCACATGCCCTTAAAAAGGTTGTGTTTGGGAGGGGTGAAAAATCAAAGATGTTATTCGCCTTTTACACGTAACACATGAAATATTGTGTTACCTTATTGGATCCATACCCCACCAGTGATTAATCACCGCAGATTAAGGTTAAACTTGCCGTTGAATGCGGCTTATATACAGGCGTGCCCATATGTAGGCCACTATACCCCCTGCAATGTCCCCTGCAACTATACCCCACCATACTCCCTGCTGGCCTAAGTTGAAGTTTATGGCCAAGAGGTAGGCGAATATGGCTACAAAGATTAGCTGTCTCAGCACGGTCAGGATGAGTGAGGTTACACCCTTTCCCACTCCCTGGAAAACAGAACTAGACATGATTCCAGGGGGTACGAATAGGTAAAATACACACATCACCTGCAGGAAGGCTGCTATAGTGGGTGCCAGATAGGCGGTTTCTGGTGAATAAGCAAATATTTGGGCGATGTAGGGTGCGAATATAAAAGTTAAAACGCCAGTAATTGCAGCTACGGCTAATCCTAATTTTATGGAGTAGCTGTGGGCTATGCGCAGGTTTTTATATTTTCGGGCTCCGTAGGCCACACCACTCACCGTTACCACTGCGGTTCCCACCGCAGCCATAGGTATTATAGCCATCATTACCACCCTCCATCCTGCCGAGTACACGGCCACAGCGTCAGTCCCGGCAACCTGGACCAGTATCACATTTAAAATGGCGGTCACTGCAGACATCACCAGGAACTCGGCACTGGCGGGTAATCCCACTCCTAAGATGGATCTGGTTACTTTTAGATCTGGTTTGAAGTACTTCCAGGATAGATTCACATAGGTGTCCTTCTTTTTTAAGAACCAGTAAAGTATAACTAGGGAAACCAGGGCCTGGGAGATTAGTGTGGCCCATGCTGCTCCGGCAATTCCCCATCCAGCCAGGTAAATGAGTATTGGATCCAGGACTAAGTTCACCACCGAGGATATGATCATGGCATACATGGTCCTCTTGGTATCTCCTTCAGAACGCAGAATTCCGTAGGCCGCACCGGTAAACAGCATGAGTATGGTTCCAGCGAAGGTGACTTGACCGTAGGATATTGCCAGGTCAATGGTGTTCCCTGCTCCCAGGGCTGAAAGGACCGGGTTTAGAAATATCTCCAGGAGTACTGTCAGGATCACGGAAATAATGATGGTAATGACCAGGGTGTGCATTGCGGTGTTGTTCACCCCTTCCTGGTTTCGGGCACCTATACACCGGGAGATGGCTGAGGTTGCACCGGCACCTATACCGTTGGATAGACCAACCAGTATCATAAAGAGAGGTGTTACAAATCCCACTGCTGCCAGGGCATTTCCACCAAGTCCGGACACCCAGATAGCATCCACCAGGTTGTAGGCCGACATCAGTATCATGGCCACAATGAGTGGTCCTGATAATTTTATTATGGCTTTTTTAGGGTCACCTGTTATGATGGCAACTCCTTCTGTTTTTTCTCCTAAATCCCCACCAGACTCATCCCTATCTGATCCAGTGGGTGATGGTAATGAACTTTTATCTTTCATTTTATCTTTCACTCCCTCCTAAAATTGAATTCTTCTAAAATTTAGTCCTCTGATCTTTAAAAATAAGTTAGGATGTCCTGTAATCTTAATTTTCAGTTTATTTATCTTTTAAACGTTTATTGCAATTTTCAATACTGTTTTCGGCTAGTCTTCTCATTCCTTCCAGCATAAAAGAACGTTCTTCAGAGGAAAACCCTTTGAAGATATTATTTTCCCATTTCTTCTCTGCCTGAAGAATTACCGGGATCACTTGCTCCCCTTTCGGAGTAAGGGAAAGCCGATATTTTCGACGATTTAGAGGGTCCTGAACTTTATTGACCATTCTTTTTTCCTCTAATTTTCTTATGGCCCTGGCAATGGTCCCCTTATCAATGTGGAACATTTTTGCCAGATCATCCTGGGTGATTCCCTCTTTTTTGGATAGGACCATGAGACAGGGAACCTGTCCTTCAGTAAGTTCCAGGTGTTTAAGCTCATGGTTCATGAAAATATAGTGATTCCGGGTTACTATTGACACAATTCCCCTGAATGGGATATCTAAGGACATTTTTTTCACTCCAATATTTTTTAACTTCAATTCGTCTAACACAATTCTTTTAACTCCATCAGTTAGAAACCAAGTTAATCCACTATAAATTTAGATTTAGAACTTCAGATTAATTTTAAAACTTCAATCCATTTTTAAAGGTTTTTATTTCAAAATTAAAACAAAAATAACTGGAAAATTTAATTTAAAGTGATCTGAATTGAAATATATACTCAATAGATATAGTGAGATTTCATACTATATAAATATGTTGTCAATGCAACAATTGTTTATACAACAAAATTAAATTGGGTGTAAGGTAAGTTTGGGACCAAGAAGAGTGAAATAAGTTATAACGGATTGTAAGCAAAAATAAGTTATTAAAAACGGATGACAGGCAGGAAAATCATGGGGATGCATTGATTTACTAAACAAATGACAATATCATTATTAATAATGATTCAACTTTATTAAAAAATACCTACCATTAGTAAGAACTAACCTTATCAAGAATGATCCAGCTTTTCTTGGAAGGTTATATCAAATTTAGTTCCATTACTGGTGTCCAGTTTGATTAGAGCACCGATCTGTTCAGATAAACTGTAAATTAACATTATACCCAGTGAATCCGATTTTTTAGGGTCAAAGTCTGGAGGGAGACCAACTCCATTATCACTGACTGTTAACCTAAATTTATGGGGGCCCTCATCAGTAGAAGAATGGAAATTCACCCTTATTTCACCACTGTCACCATCGGGAAATGCGTACTTTAAACAGTTGGATATCAATTCTGTTAAAATGAGTCCCAGTGGAATGGCAGTGTTTATATCCAGCATAACCTCATCCACATTAACACTCATCTTCACCCTTTTAGGATCAGCAGCATAGCTGTAGAATAGGTTTTTGGCCAGAGTGTTAATGTATCCACTGAATTCTATCCGTTTAAGATCACTGGACTGGTAAAGGCTTTCGTGGATCATGGCCATGGATTTCGCACGGTTCTGACTATCTTTAAAAATATCCCGGGCATCTGTATCCTTAATATACCGTGATTGCAGGTTAAGAAGACTTTGAATTACCATTAGATTATTTTTAACGCGGTGATGGATCTCCTTCATCATCAGATCCTTTTCTTTTAAGGAATTTTTCAGTTCTTCCTCCAGTTTTTTCCGCTGGCTAATATCCCTGGCCACGATCTGAACCGCCCGCTGACCATTATAGTTTATTGGGGCATCCCCTACTTCAATATCCTTAAGTTGTCCATCGAGGGATATGATTTTTTCTTCAATGAAATCTAACCTTTTATTTTCAACGAAAACTTCATGTAACCGTTTTTTAGCAGTTTCCACTGAATCCGGATGGTAAAAACTGAAAAGATTTTTATCTAAAAGATCTTGAGGATTCTCCATACCAAATATGGTGGCGGAAGCCTTGTTGGCGAAAACGATTTTCTCACCCATAACCACCAGAATTGCATCGGGTGAAAGTTCAGATAAATTCTTATAACGTTCTTCACTGTCAATATAATCTTTTTCAGCTCTTTTGAGCTTACTTATATCCTGAATTGTTAATAATCGTCCTTTAAATTCATTTTTATCATAAAGGAAGGTGATCTGCATTCGGATCCACAGGTTGAATTGATCACCTATAAATATTGTTTTTTCTTCACCAGCTTTATTATAGAACTCTTTTATTTCAGGGAATTTATCCAGTAGTTCTGTTGCCTGTTTCCCCACATCATCTTCAGTTATTCCAATCATTTCTGCAGCAGGGTTAACATCGATTAAGGTACCGTTGGTATCAAAAACCATGAACCCATTTTTTATTGTTTCGAAGAGTTTTTCATAGGCAATGGGCCTTATACCCAGTAATGAAAATTTAAAAATTGATACTGCCAGTAGTAGTCCGGAAATAGTTAACCCGAATGGAGTTATATCCAGTCCAGGGATGCCCAGTATATCCGTGTTGTACAGGACACTGCAAAATAGGGGTATCACCCCACTTGTGATCAGGATCAATATTTGGGTGTGGTATGCCCTGGGAGATTTCATTAAGAGCCTTAACAGGACTACCAGTCCCAGGATTATGAGTATAAAACTGTAGGCAATGTTAACCCAGAATCCCACTCCATGGGCGTAGATTAATAGTGAACCAGTAACCTCCGAAACCGGGGTGATGCTGGGCCAGATGAGTCCATGTAAATCATTGGTAAATGCCAGGAGGATGATGACCAGGGGCAAAACCATTAACATCCCAATATATTTTGGTTTAAGGTATTTTTCGTGTTGTGCGTATTCTAATATCACAATAAACCATAAAGGTGCCGCGGTAGCCACTCCAATGTAACTGATTTTTATCCAGAATATTTTAGCCCACATCTGGACACTGAAAAATTCCATGGCTGAACCCAAACACCATAAAAATACAGATAAAGTCAGTAGGGAAAAATAAAAGTATAAATTAGATGAACGCTTCTTTAGGCTGTAAAACGATAAATAAAGGAGTATTATGGCACTAATAAGTAGTATGATGCCTAAAAAAGAATGTTGTGATGCCATAGTAGATCTACTCAGTGAATTTTCCAATTACCGTTACTAATTTTTATCTATGAAAATAATTTTTATCTGTGAAATATAATATAGTTTCTATTACAGAAAAAAAGGTTCTGTCAAAAAAACCACAATATCCACCCATTGAAACATTCATGGCTTTATGGTGTTGAGAAGTTTATCAAATTTTTTTTCGGCCATTACTTCATGTGTTAAGAATTTTCCATTGTGAAAAACACTAAAAATCCCAAAGGGAGTTGGTAAGTCTTTAGCCTGCTTAAGACTTTCCACCTTGATTTTTTCGGTTTGAAAACCATGTTTCAGGGCAACATCAACCATAATATCAACATAATCCGCATTAAATGGACACATGTCCGTGTAAATAAAGGTTAATCCAGTTTTTCCAGGAATCTCAGCTTTTTTTGCATTATCTGTGAATTGGGGTGTGGGTGCGTCTTCAGAGAATTTCTTCACCAGCATTTCAAAATAGGGCGGGGCCTCATCGCATATCTCAAACCCTTTTTTAAGATAGAATTTCTTATCCACTGTAAATGGGAGTTTTTTACGCCCGGTTACTGCTACTAATCCATTTTTATCATTATTCCGGGAATCCTTCTCCGATTCCTCCAGTAATTGGGAGCCGTACCCTTTACCCTTGTACCTGCCAGATGCCCAGAGACACTGAATAAAATTATAACCCGGAGCCTCAACTGGAAACCAAGCATATTCTGCGGGGACGTATTCAATGAACACTTTCCCCCGAACATTGAACTTTTTAAAGGTATGACCCTCTACAAATCTATCTTTTAACCAGGCCTTCTTAACACCGGCACGTTTCTGATTCTTTTTATCATTACCCAGTGCACAGCAGATATGTTCAGTGTCAATGTTATCCTTATTCAGAGTTATTATCTCCAGTTCTTCAGCCATTTATTTCCCCTCAATAGTTTTTGTATTTAAAGTCTCCGGATTGAAGATATTCATTTATCCCTTATAAAGAAGCTTAATAGTTTTTAAACGCTTTATTAGTTTTTAAACATTTCCTGCTTACCTAGTTTTAACAGGAACATAGAAATCAACTTCAGATTCAGGATCTTCCATGCCTTTATACTGGTTTTTATGGTATGCCAGTGCCATGTAGGGATAAGCTTCATCATACTCTGAATTGGGAAGCCATTCATTCCAGATGTATTCACCACCCCTGAACATATCTTCTCCTTTAAAGGTGAAAACTGCGTATTTTGTTGGGGGTAAAATCTTGCAGAACATTTCAATGGGCATTTCCTCTAGCTTCTTCATCTCAACTCCCACATAAACATAGAATTTCCCAGTCTCAGGGTAATCATCTGGTTGCAAGTGTACTTCATACGCCACATCCCCTAAAGCCTCTTTCTGAATTGAATCACCTAATCTTTGATATAGCTTATAAAAACGACCCCATAAAACTCCAATTTCGTTTTTTGAACTCCATTCTCTATTTGAATGAAAAGGATCCCCATAATAAACACAACCAACTAATTTTAAACTTAATTTTTCGGTTATCTTAATCTTCTGAGGTTTTGGCTGGTCCGGGAGAGTGTTCATTTTTTCATCCTAAATTTTTTTCCGGTAGTTGATATTCTGCAATACTCACTAACTAATTATGATACTGCAGTTTTGATAAAATTTAGTGATAATTACTTTGTTATCACCTCCTTATTATTCTTGATAGTTGATTAACTGGATACACTCCCATTAATTGAGGGTACTGGGAGATAGTTAGGTTTAATAGTGTTGTTTTACTATTAGTTTTCTTATTTTGGTTAATATTCCCCTTTCCACTGTGGCCATAGGAACGAAAGCCATACTGGCATCTTAACTTCCTTCACACGATCAAAGGATGGTGTGTATGGTTTTAGATCAATAATAGGTGTACCATCAAAAGCATCAATACCAGTAATTTCCACAATTCCCTCTTTTTCATTAACATCAATTAATTTGCAGGTGGTTAATGCCAGAGGATTGGGCCGGTACTCAGCACGGGTGGCAAAAACCCCGGCTAGGCGATTGGTAGCGTATGGTGGATGGGTACGTAATGCAGTCCTGTATCTGGCATTGTCAAATTTATCTGCCCACCAGAATACCATGACATGACCAAATTCTGCTAAGTGCTTTAATCCTAGACGGTAAGGTTCTGAAATTTCCAGATAGGTTTTGGAATTTTTCATTACCACCTGTCCAATTTTAAAGATTTTATAAGTCTCAGGGGTCTTTTGAATGTCAAAGAATTCTATGCCGGATCTGGTTTCATCCTGACATGAATCAGGAATAATGGGAAACTGTATCTCAGTCAAAAGCTCGTTTTCATTTACATCCTGGGGGCGGTTAAGGTAAATCTCACGGGGAGCCCCGATCATTTCACCCCCTTCTTTAAAAAGGTACTCCATCATTATCCCATAAGCTGAACCCACTCCATGGTAAGGTCCCTGGTAAATACTGAAGATAACCTGGTGTTGGGGCATTATCTTTATTTTGATCCTTCCTTCACCCTTTACCTGTCCTTTGAATGGTATTCCTACATCGTATTCCATCTTTTCGGGGGCCACATCCATGGGGCTGGTGTAGTATACTACAAATGGTGGTTCGCTGATTTTTAATCCTTTACTCATTATCCAACCAGTTAATTCCCCTATTAATTCTCCCATATCTTCTACTGGTCCAATATATGATATGCTGGCTACTTGTTTTTCTTCAATGGTTTTTGAATCAATTTTCATGATTTTTCTCCTATTGATGGTTAGGCATAATCTGAACATTATCACATATATATTTAATTTTTTACGGAAGAATATTCCGTTTTTTAATGAACTTATTTTTAATGAACTGAATAGTGGGTAATTAAAAAGAAACAAAAGATGAAAATTAAATCAATGAAAATGAGAAAGATAGTGAATTTATGAAAAATGTTAATCAAATATTAATAATAAATAAATTTTAAAGAAAAATATTTATTTTAAAAAAGAATAAAAGAGTTTCATGGATAAAAAAATAGATTCAGACCTTTCAAGAGAGTTTCTATTAGATTCCATTGAAGAGATAATGCCTATTTTAAAGGCTATTGGAAACCCAAACCGGTTTAAAATCCTTATTTTATTGTTAAATGGCCCTTCAAACTTTCAAATGCTCCTTGATGAAACAAATCTAAAAAAATCTGCCTTGGCAAATCATC
Proteins encoded in this window:
- a CDS encoding YoaP domain-containing protein produces the protein MAEELEIITLNKDNIDTEHICCALGNDKKNQKRAGVKKAWLKDRFVEGHTFKKFNVRGKVFIEYVPAEYAWFPVEAPGYNFIQCLWASGRYKGKGYGSQLLEESEKDSRNNDKNGLVAVTGRKKLPFTVDKKFYLKKGFEICDEAPPYFEMLVKKFSEDAPTPQFTDNAKKAEIPGKTGLTFIYTDMCPFNADYVDIMVDVALKHGFQTEKIKVESLKQAKDLPTPFGIFSVFHNGKFLTHEVMAEKKFDKLLNTIKP
- a CDS encoding GyrI-like domain-containing protein; its protein translation is MNTLPDQPKPQKIKITEKLSLKLVGCVYYGDPFHSNREWSSKNEIGVLWGRFYKLYQRLGDSIQKEALGDVAYEVHLQPDDYPETGKFYVYVGVEMKKLEEMPIEMFCKILPPTKYAVFTFKGEDMFRGGEYIWNEWLPNSEYDEAYPYMALAYHKNQYKGMEDPESEVDFYVPVKTR
- the tsaA gene encoding tRNA (N6-threonylcarbamoyladenosine(37)-N6)-methyltransferase TrmO, whose protein sequence is MKIDSKTIEEKQVASISYIGPVEDMGELIGELTGWIMSKGLKISEPPFVVYYTSPMDVAPEKMEYDVGIPFKGQVKGEGRIKIKIMPQHQVIFSIYQGPYHGVGSAYGIMMEYLFKEGGEMIGAPREIYLNRPQDVNENELLTEIQFPIIPDSCQDETRSGIEFFDIQKTPETYKIFKIGQVVMKNSKTYLEISEPYRLGLKHLAEFGHVMVFWWADKFDNARYRTALRTHPPYATNRLAGVFATRAEYRPNPLALTTCKLIDVNEKEGIVEITGIDAFDGTPIIDLKPYTPSFDRVKEVKMPVWLSFLWPQWKGEY